The genome window GTTTAGGATTGGCTTAGAATTATTGAGTATTTGCAGCCATTGTGGAGATCAAGTGCCTTGCCTGTTAGGGAGTCATGTTAACCAATGCCCCTTCACTGGCGACATCTATCATATTCATTTCCATGGGCTTCAAGCCTTTATAGAAGTACTGGAGAAGAGACTGTTCTGTTATCCCATGTTGTGGGCAACTTGCGCACAACTTCTTAAATAACTCCCAATAGTTGTAAAGAGACTCCACATCTTTTTACCTTATCCCAACAATCTCCCTCATTAATTCAACTTCGCGTGATGCTGGAAAAAGTCTATTGAGAAACAAATGGCAAATATTAGCCCATGTTGTGATAGATCTAggaggtaaataaaataaccattccctAGCAGAGTCTGCTAGGGAAAATGGGAAAGtatgtaatttgatttgattctcaGTTACGCCCTGAGGTTTCATActaagacaaaccatatgaaacTCTTTTAGATGTTTGTgtggatttttattttgtaatccGCGAAAAGTTGGCAGTTTCTGGATTAATCTTGACTTCAGTTTAACATTAGTATTCATAGTAGGATACGTAATGTATAACGACGGTTGTTCTGTAGGAGCTTTAGCCAATTGTTTAATCATTTGAGCCATAGGTTGATTTGCTAGATtcgggttttcgttaacccCAGCATTAAACACTTTTTTTGGTGGATCAACTTCTATTCTTTCGTTCTCCAATGTTTGAGTAGGGTTTTCATTAACCCTAGACTTAACTTCGTCGTCTACTTCTATTTCTGACGGTGGGTTACTCTGAGTCCCTACCACTTCTGATTGCTTTTTATGTAGCTTTGTTTCCTTGCGATTAGCTTTTGCagtcttttctatttctaaatCAAATGCAAGAATACTTGGAGCAGATctggtcataagaaacaaaagaaacaagattAGTATGTTACCAGTCCccgacaacggcgccaaaattCGATGCGTCGTTGAGAGCACCAAAAATATCTTATCcctataaaataacaaaaagaaaagtataAGGGAAGTAGgttcaaatcctcagggactagGTTTGCACAAATTCCTATTCTTCGAGATCTCGGCAGAGTCGTGCCAAAAAAATAGCAtacttggaaaaaaataaaaaatagaattaaaattttagatgaaTTGAGATTGagtaaattgaaattgaaattttaaaaataaaaagagttgAGAAAAAAGAGTTTTTGATAGAGAGATTCTAGCCTCCGATTATCTCGATCCTCATTGGGTTTAATCCTAGGCTTTTAGGTGGTCATTCTCGAACAGAATAAGCCAATTATAGTGGAAAAGGActcctacgaccaccagctccacttAGATTTTAGACTTATGTTTTAGAGGAGCTTGACTCTAGCCAATTGTCGCTGTTATAGGACTgtcttacactagatcatcaCTTCTCAACGGTGAAtgccacgccattttgtctcttgggcttgACAACCACTAATGCAGTAAGCTAATGAACTGACTGTGCAACTTTCCCAAAATATACAAAGCTGTTGTCTTTGCACaagatgaaaatatcacttttgaAGGGATATGGACGAAAGCGTCAGTCCCATAATGCagagaaatgatgaatattcGTTGAGAAAACTAAGTGCGGATTCTAAGGCTCATGAACCCTTTTGGGGAATCTTGACAACCTTTGGCTAGATGAATTTAGTGGCTCATGCTTTTTGGGAAAAAAGgaataaacttaataaaaatggaattttattgaataaatgaaaggaACAAAGGCTAGAGCTTTTTGGGAGAGGGAGCTTTTTGGGAGAAAAGATAAGTTCAATTTGTGTCACTccatcccctatttatagtactCAGAAAACCTAGTTTATTcctatctaaaatttaaaagataaataaagataaataaagataaaagctaaaattaaatcaaaataataatcttaacaataatcataatataattcaatttaaatagaGCATTGTGtttataaaatctcttctttgaacTTTTGCCCCCAAGTCTTCCACACTTCACATTTTCGGCACCACTTCTTTCCTATTTCTCATGCtggcccattttatctttaaattcacGCGTTTTCCCCCTAAATCTCCTTTTGccttcaatttggtccttacaagataaaaaaccataaataactcaaattagtaggatcatactcaaaataaatatgtaattaatatataaaaatatatcattccAGAGTATTATGAGATGCTATGGAATTTATACTGGAAAATTTCACCGAGATGAATAAACTTTAGGTGCGAATGCAGCTTGAGGTTTGTTGAATGTCTGTTATCAAGctttttttcaaatatacaatGCACCAAAGTACATGAATTCCTAGAAGTGAAAATATATCATGATAGCATAAATTTTGGCCATGCAGGTGTCATGGTGCTTGTGATTCATTCATACTCTTTGGTCATCTTGAGTTGAAGACTTCAATTCCAATTTTTGTTCTGCAAGGACTTGGTAGAGTTAGAGAGGAGCGGGTAAAAGAAAGGAGCGCACTTCAAGAACTTGTAATAtcaataatctaaaattttcaattggcTAAACTCTGCATTAGTGTACTTGATGCACATTTGAGGGGAATTCATGCTTCTGTATTGAACTTTCTCATTAGATAGAAGGGGTGGACCTTAAGATTTACAAAGAAACAGTTCTTTCAAGAGTCTTAGAGCAGGTAATTTTACTTCTTattcctctattttttttctctttaatataaaattaagaggTCTGTAGCATTAAAGGATTTTATCTGGTTCTTTTACAAGTTGTCAATTGCAGAGATGATCTTGCCCAATATTATTTGATGGATTGTTTAGTTCAGGTGTTCCCTGATGAGTATCACTTGCAGACTCTTGAGATGTTATTGGATGGAAGAAGGAGAGGGATGAAAGAGTAGTGATAGGGGATGGAAAATGGTAGCTCCGTTAAGTCTGTAATGAAAAATGGTAGCTCTGTTACGTTTGTAACAGATTATGGTTAGTGGTgaatgttttgttatttttcgaaagttgagtgactgaattgaaacttgagtgactgttttgtcagctatcctaaagttgagtgactatttgtgtaatttacctaaattttaatttttttaaaaatgaaactaATTAAATGTGTGTTAATTTATACTGAACCTAATATTTTCTAAACATGTGTTTTTACTGATGCGACTGTGTGTGTTGGTTTGGTGGTTGCCGTGGTCGGAGGAGTGATCAGGAATATTGTTGGATGATGGCTCTGGGGGTTCTCTTGCAAGGTAAGGGTCTGTCCTATGTTTGAAGCTGAGCTATGAAAGGCCTTTGAGGGCATTAAGCTAGCATGGGAGAAGGGTGTTAAGAAGGTTGTCCTTGAGATGGATTGCATAGTGGTAGTTAATTTCCTGAATAGTCAAACTCTAGATCAAAGTTTACTAGGGGAAAGAGTAAAGGAATATTTACAGCGAATGAAGGACTTTTTGTGAATCATGTCTTGAGGCAAAAGAACTGGGTGAGAGATGGTATGGCGAGTTTGGCTATGAGAATGAGTGATGTATGTAAGGTTTTTGAGGAATCTTGTTGGGTGGTACATGACATTGTGATGATTGAGGTTCCTAGCTCAATATCTGTTGAtaggtttttgttttattgtgaTCTTTccttttgataatatatatatatatatatatatatatatatatatttccatgAGGTTTATAAGCAGGATTCATATTGTCTCCAAGCAGGTTTACTATTCATAGTAAGAGAAGCAATGATGAAGGCAAAGAAGGTTGATTTAATAGTTGGTATCTATGCGGTTAACACTAAAGCTATATGCAGGATTTTTGAAGAGAATATAGGAAGTGTTGATTAGCATCTTCAACCAATGGCAGAGGATATAAAAGTTTTGAACAACGCTCTACCACTGTGCCTCTCTACTACTCATTATTAACGTCTAAACATAAGATACGGTTTACTCTTAATCAAACTGCCTAAAACTTGTATTCTACTAAAATTAACATTCACAACGTACGGAAATAGAAAGAATAAAACATTATTCGCTATAGTTTAACTATAAGTAGTAAATGAAATGTAATGggattaaaaataacatattggataaattattcaacataatttTAGAGGAAAAAGCAAAATTAAGCAAATATGCATAAGATAATaagaaatatattataattaactGTTAGAAATGTGCTCATTCTTTTGCATCTTCAATTCCCaagtcaaatatattttatgaaatttttaaggtaaaaatagtgaattcataaatcataaatttcaaatttagatttGGTTGACTCGGAAATTGGAATAAGATTGATTGGGTGGTTGAACAAGTTGaatcaatatttttgtttttatgattttttttatgatttatttaatagaacCAGACAAATCAGTCGAATTAATTGTATCAGTCAAATAGATAAAATTGGTTGGACTAGCAAACCGGTGGCCTAATTatggaattattatttaaaagtcaagggtttacaaattaaaattgtgaaaactaTGGtataaatgaatttgttttgaatatttatattgtattgAATTAAATGCATGAAAGTTTGTCACCGTTTTAGAACCGGATTGGACCAATCGGTCAAACCAACTGGATCTGAAGTTGGTCGGGGTACCAATCTAGAATAATGGGTTAGATTAGTTGACTTGTGAACTTCAATCGGTTGACCAATTCAACcgaatttatctatttttaaatattttatttttaataatttattcaatcgaACTGATTGAATTGGTTGAACCGTGAATCGATGGTCTAACCAATTTGTCTACCGGTCTAATTCTAAAAACCTTAAGCCTCGTTGATGAtatattataagtaaaattatttatttattgattggGTTTAGAAAGTAGTTTGAAGAAAAGAGAGAGGAAGTTGTAAAATGAGTTttgaaatccaaaatttaaataacatgaaattattGCCCAATTtcaaatctaattaattaattaattattatccAAGTATTTCTCGCCATCTTGTAAAATTGGTTGAATTAGCATTAAATTTCCCTAGATTTTACGATTCCAAGTGCTTGTAAGCTGATTGACGAAATAGAGAATAGAAAGCATGAAGTAAAGATGATAACATcgtattatgaattttttttaaaatcactaACCAAGACAACACGTTGCATTATCCAGTTGACATTAACTTTAAATGCGAATATATATGCTAAGATACTAATTTGTCATAGTTCAGAAATGGACAAGAAAGAAAGATTAGAGGACAAAGAGGGTGAAGTATTGTCCTTTTCCTATGATCCATGTCCCTATCCAAGATATGGTTTGCCTAATTCTCAGGATGGCCTGGAAAAACACCTTCACTTAATGATCTTAAAGGGAAACTCATTACCCAAAACCAACCTCAATAATTGCAGTCACTGTTTTTGCATGTATCACATTTTTGGCGGGTAGCTATCAGAGATGGGTGATAGAGATGGTGCTTTTtgggacttttttttttttatggacaATGAAGCTGACTTTCATCCAAACTATATATCTGTTTTGTATCTGGTTAAGCATAGGTTACCAAATTTACTAGCCCTGCCTAGCTTTTATGTTAGGTGGGTCTTATACCTTACTCCGACTGGGATATGTGGTAACACAAGAATCAACTGGAGAGACTCGCAAACAATTATCCGCCTTACACCATTTGGATAGTCACTCATCAACTATGCACATGCCTCGTACATTACGAGAGGAAGTGTCCGTCCTTAATCACCCGGTTGGATCTTTTGTTAAGTCATCCTTCTCCTCTTTATTCTCCTACGTTTTTGGCTCTCTATCTTGGGTGAACCTACTTTCCTCAACATCACTCCTCTCTACTTTTTCCACTCTCATTAATACCGCAATTTGATTAGCGATGGAAAGAGAGTAATGTTCGaataattgtaaatatttgattGGGTTGTTTGGACATTAATGCTCAAATAGTGCTTTTATAATGGGTTGGCTGGATGTGCACAAATGGGCTACAGAAATCCGACCCATCAAGTAGTGCTTTTATAATGGGTTGGCTGGATGTGCACAAATGGGCTACAAAGGTACTCGCCTGATTAATGGAAAATACAGAGACACTCTGTCCATCCAAGGACCACTGCTATTTTTAAcacttctttttcttgttttatctTTTTCTGGTTAAAATGAAGATCCCAAGGTTAATTTTGCttcttgttttcaagttttaaacCTATACAagcctttttgttttttgttttttttatcattctGCCAAAAGATGGGGACTAGTCTTTCTGACTGTTGAAATTTAAACAAGCTAATTTATTTGTGGCTGAgcatacaaaattttcaagtccTCAAGTGGGAAATAAACTATGGTCGGCACAACATTCTTTCAAGGGTATTACTAGTTTTAAACCCTACACTCTCAAGTGGATAAACCTGAAAAACATAGTTTCTATGCTAATAGAACCAGATTCTACATTGTCTACGCATAGTGTCAGCAAAATAAACTGGAGAAAACCTGCAATTTCATATATACCAATGACAtcgaaaatttaatttattttaatgttttcaggTTGTTTCCCACTGCATTGacagaaagaaattaaaaaaaaaaaagagtagacTCGGAGAATTAAAAACAAGAGTAAAAAGGAAGGAACAAAATCCCTTTGAGATCTAAGgcctttttgttttgtttttctttttctacaaCATTCCTCCCATTTCTCTCTCCAGAACAGCTGCATTAGTAGAGACAAAAGCTGTTACCATTTACCCTTTTGTCATTCCTTGCTTCTTCCCTGGAAACCACCAAATTCTTTTTATCAAACTACAGCTTATCtaaccatcaaatttctcttttttatttttaagaatgtCGAGGAGAAAGTTGAAATCGATGACTAACCTGCAGGTTTTTCGAACCTGCTTTTCCAGTTTTTAGGAAACCAAGTTTTTTCTGGAATGATGATGATTTGCCCTGAAAGTATCTCACAGGTGGCATggttaagtttatatataataataataatggaagACTAACTGCTTTAAAGAAGGATATAGTATATATTTAGTACCTTAAAATGTGTACCCGAAAAGCCTTGTGAAAAGTCCAACAACTCCATTGAAGCATCTTTGTTGATGTTCTTCTGTAAAAACACCAGAAAACATCCATTGTTACTCTTGTTTTTGTTACAAACCAACCGAATAAGAACAATGAGAATATAGAGGAACTTACCTCGGAAAAGCTTGTTACAGGAGAGCTGGCAGTGTCATCTAGATAAGAATGTTGTTGATTATTGCTACAATGttctttcatcttctttttgtttttgctgGTTTTGTTAGCTGGTTCAGGATTTACAGGATGAGAACAAAAGCTTCTATTTTCATCGAGGCATTCCACATAATCTTGGCAGTAATAATGTCTTGGACCAGAAGATGCATCAGACACCATGGATAAACCCTCCTCTTCATCTTCAACCCCGAATCTAGCTCCTTTCACCCCATAAACCTCATCAAAGTTGCCGCCAAAATTTTGACACCGGGTTTGAGAGTAAGAGGATTGACATAAGTAGAAAGTCCAACCAGATTCACAACCACTACCACATTGTGAAGCTGATAAATTCATTATAAAcacttttttttccctcttgGGTTTACAGTTTTGACATATAAGCAAATTCTTGAAGCTGTTACGTATATAAATAGAATACAAAGAGGGTATAGCAGGATAAGACCAAAAGAATCACACTCAAATCCTAGACTACTTTTCTCATTTCTTCAAGCCTTTCGCCATTTGTTTTTACCTTAAATGAATCAATCAAATTAGCCAGTTGGCTCtgagtgagagagagagagagagagagaaattggTGAACAGTGCTGATAGGGAACCGATTATCAATTCATGTATATAAATGTAATAATACAGCAGCCTGTACAACAATGGTGCTGTCCTTTCAATAAAAAGTGAATGTATTTTACTGCTCATTTAATGCCCTCTATATCTTTGTCTTTTCCGGCATGTCTTTCAAATGTTTATATTTGGAACTTGGAAGTGATGGATGAGattgtattttttgaaattaagacATCTTAAATTGagggtattttttaaaattttaaataattaattataattcgACTTTataattaaaggattaaatgaattattatcataccatatattttataattaattaaaatgagcAAACAATTTGCAAATTATCAGATTACAAGATtctaatgaaattaaataatgcAAGATGCCCTTTTCATTCTAAAGACAATTCTTCAAATCTATGTTTAAACCAAATGTGAAACGGACATGCATGTTCCTTTGCTGAGATGTCGTAGACTCATTATGGGGTATTAACTGAGACGTTATTGTAAACTTATAATTTCCCTGTTTTCTTTCTGGGTCATTACAACAGATTAtccatctatttattttttcctgTGCCGCCGTTGGAATGCATTAAATGGTAGTGGGGTCTTGAGTGAGTGACCCCATGAATGTTGGATCGTTGCATAACATACGGCATCTAAAATATAAGTATTCCTCTTATCTCACGTTATTTTGtcaaatttctagaattttGTTTATAGCCATAACAATTCATagatttgtaaaagttaattaaaaggATGAACTTGTGTATACAAAAATTAAgcccaaaaatttaatatagtGTAAATTGATGGATTTCTCCCCTTACATATGTAATATTGTATAGTTTACTCTGTAACACTTGATCTGGTcgtcaaatttaaaatgtgagATATCATATTCGTTGTCGAAACAATTATGTTGGggataaatttgaattgaacaACAAATAAGAACGAATAGAGAAAATTGGACACAaatattttcatggaaaaactcttctaaaaaggataaaaaaaaacacGGGCAAAGAAAGCTTCACTAAAACGACAAATAGCCAAAGAATAATACAAgacggaaaaaaaaaaacaaaacaagccCCTAAATCCCAAAAAATACAAAGCTCTTTGgctaaaacacaaaattcccTTACACACTCTTTTGTTGTGTTGTCGAATCAATCTCTCTAGGGTTGCTAAAAgccctatttataggctgaaatTCATAggctaatatgattaaaatatccCTAGAGTTATTAGAGTTTGTCTAGGAAAAGATAGCtaagtttaactaggagaagacACGTAGTTTAGTAGAGAACACGTTGCCACGTCGTGACGTCATTTATCGACTTGTCGGGATGTCACATGTTGCGTCGTCTGTTTTTTCTCGTCGAGACATCGTGTGTCGCGTCGTCAGGACATCGACTCTTCCTTGTCACGATGTCGACtctttttttccaaaatgtgaGGCACACTCCATAAATCTCTATCTTGATTCATATTTTCCCAACGCCTTCTTTGTCGAGTCCTATCTGGGCCTAACTCGATATTTGTAGGATGCTGACCAAGTCCAAACAATGTTTGAACTTGAAACTGGAAGGTTTTGGCCATCATATTGGTTGGATTATTTTCTGTGCCAATTTTGTGAATATGAACATCTCCTTGAGCAACCACCTCTTGAACAAAGTGATACCAAATGTCTATGTGTTTTGTTCTTATGGATGCATCTGATCCTCAGTGAGATATATGACACTTTGACTATCATAATGTACAATAGTCGCATCATGTTTATTAACTAGCTCCCCAAATAGACCTATCAACCAAATGGTTTCTTTCACAGCTTCTATGATTGTCATATATTCAGCTTTGGTAGTCAATAAAGCCACAATGGCTTGAAGCATGACTTTCCAACTAATGGCGCATTTGCCAGAAATAAACAGATAACTCATGAGGGATCTAATTTTGTCTAGATTGCTTGCATAATCTGAGTCTACGAAGCCCACTAGAACCTTTGAACTTATTCTGAACCTTAAATGAGCATTTGATGTCCCCTTCAAATATTTGAGGATCCACTTAACTGATTGCCAGTGTAATTTATCGAGTCTAGCCATGTATCTACTTACAAAACTAACATGTGAAATATCAATACGAGTGCAAACCATTGCATACATTAAGCTTCCGACTGCACTAGAATAAGGAACCGATGATATAtacttttcttcatttttggtTTGTGGTGATTCTAAAGCTGAAAGTCTGAAATGTGCAACTAAAGGAGTACTAATTGGTTTCGAATTTTTCATTTCGAACCACTCGAGGATCCTTTTGATGTACATTTTCTATGACAGGAATATCCTCCCGAAGTGTCTATCTTTGGAAATTTCTATTCTTAGAATTTTTTTAGCTACACTAAGATTCTTAATCTCGAGCTTAAAATTAagcatcatttttaattgattaatttcaAATGAATCCTTAGTCGCAATTAACATATCATCGACATAGAGCAGCAAGTATATGAATGATCCATTATCAAGACGATGCAAGTATACACAACTACCATACTTACTTCATACAAAACCAATGCTTGacataaatgaatcaaactttTTATACCATTGTCGAGAAGACTACTTCAGGCCGtacaaagatttttttaaaaggcaGACATGGTCTTCCTTGCTTTTGATCCTGAAGCCTTCAGGTTGTTGCATATAAATATCTTCCTCTAGGTCGTCATGAAGGAATGCAGTTTTCACATTTAACTACTCTAATTCAAGGTTGTGTAATGAAACAACAACTAACAATGTCTAAATGGACATATGCTTCAAAACAGGATAGAATACATCATGAAAATAAACTCCCTCCAGTTGATTGTAGCCATTTATTACCAACCTTGCTTTATATCTAGTGTTATCTGGGTTTTGATCCTTCCTTCTGTTTGAACATCCACTTGTAACCAACTAGCTTCTTTTCAGTGGGTTGTTTCATGAGTTTTTAAATCTCGTTCTTTTGAAgagattccatctcctcttctATTACGAAAAGCCACTTGCTCGAATTAGGAGCCTAAACTATCTTAGAGTAATTTGAGGGATCGATTGAATCAATGCTCTCCGCAACACTTAGAGTGTATGCCACTAAATTTTCGTGACAATATTTTTATGGTGGcgtaatttctcttttttttctatccCGGGATAACTTATAATTTTGTAGTTGAAGTGTAGGAGTTTGAGAGTCAAGTGGAGCCTCTAATTGATCTAAAGTGACTTCAGTACCCTTCTGCAGTTTTGAAACAGTTTTTGCCTCACTTATATCATGATTTCATCGTGACCTTGCAACATCACGAAATCCCTCATCTTGACGTCGAGTCTATTCATCACATCGTCACTGTCTGTGACGTTGTGACGTCACCGTCTATTTTTAACTCCGGCTCCACCTTTGCTTGGTGACTCTATTTTGTTTTGACGCTAAGAACAAACGACTCCTTTCCTAGATGAAACATCTTAGTTTCATCAAACATAATATTCCTACTCACAATCGTTTTGTTTATTTCTGTACACCATAACTTAAAGCTTTTAACACTAGCAACAAATCCCAAAAAAATACATCTTACAGCCCCTGGTTCAAGCTTTCCCTGACTAACTCATGCATATGCAAGATAATCGAATACTTTAAGGTTAGAGTAATTTGGAGGATTACCGGACCATATCTCTTTAGGAACTTTTTCGTTCAATGCTTAATATGAAAGCCGGTTCACCAAATAACTTGCCCAGTTAACGGCTTCTGCCCAAAACTCCTTTTCTAAACCTACTTTGGAAAGCATACATCGGGCTTTCTCGAGTAAAGTTTTGTTCATCCTTTTAGTAACACCATTCTACTACGGGGTACCAATAATTGTGCGATGTCTTTCAATTTCTTCCCATTTGcagtaattattaaattcatttaaacaaAAAGCAAGACCATTATCCATGTTTAACCGCTTTATGGACTTCCTATTCTACTTTTCTAGTAAGGTATTCAACTACTTAAAGATGTCACATCTCAAAACTtgggttagaagaaattggtTAGTGAACTACAGGTTGTCATGCTACGACTTTTAAGGTTATGTTTGAGAGTTTTTAAAAAGAATGAGTAATTGACCTAGTGGTAAAGAAGTAATGTAAGTATCGTTAAGACCCGAGTTCGATTCTCTTCCcttgcaaaaaaaatatttttaatatttaagctCTTTTAACCTTAGATGTCGTCCAAGCTACATAACCTAGGtatataatgtatttttatctatatttaatttttgtgtggCTGATTATTTCCATTTCTCTTCCCCTATTGTTGTCCCTCAAACTTCCCCTCTCACCCTCTTctaatatctatttttttcacCATTGTTGCATTCTAAAACTAATTTCTTCTTCCATTGTGCCGCCCCTTTTAGCCAAGCTTGGGATTCTTTTCTTTGCTCATCCTTTgctattttctttcttatttgttgccatattttcataattattctCCATCACTATTGCCACCCCCTTGACTGTCATATTTGGTCACCATTGTTGCCCAAGTGCTACCATCTTTCAGCACCCTAGTCACATGTTATAACTACTCTTTtgctatttgtttattttcttttgtaaagcACATACTAGCCCTTCTTTGTTTCCATTTTCCAGCCTTTTTCCTACCATTTTTGCTACACCAAAATCGTTCACTTTGCTGTCCGTATAACACTCTTGTTGCTGCACAAACCAGCCCTTTGTTGCTATTTTTCAATTAGTTGCACATCTTTTTTGccattttcttcacttttttactttttaaatagccCCTCACCTTGTCATTTTAGTacacattcaatttcatttaaatcatcGTTATAGATCTAGTATTCAGGAAGTGTAAGtgttattttttggttaaatattaTGTCATTTTTCTCCTTTGTTATTTTCTGTTTTGGTTGATTGTCATTAGTGTCATAATCGTGTTACCTTactaaattttgatgattttcatgTTGAAGGATCGAATCTAAACTCTTCGGATCAGCAGTGACGACGAACCTAATTCACATTTCCATTTAGTAGTGAAATAGTGTAAGTTTATTTACTGAAGTTGGATCTAAAGTGTCGCTTATGTAGTATTGATTGGCCTAACCTCATAAAGTGTTTTAGGTTGATTCTAACCTTGATTTTTCCATATGTGTTTAGATTCGTTCGATTTTGAGTCATGAAAAATTACAGATTTGTAATTAGAGTTACAGATTTACGTAATTCAGGTGTTGTATTTAATCTAAGTTAATGGTGTATGCGTATGTGTGTGCTTTTTTTATGATTGTGGTCAAATGTTAATGCCTCATTTTTCTTATGATTGAAATCTAATGGACCAATTAGCTTATTGCTGAGGGTGTCTAATTGTTTCAATAGGGGTTGAATGTTTAAGAGCATCTTTTGAAGCTTAACCAATTGTGGTGTTTGTTAATTGTGATGCTTGCCGGTTGTGTTGGAAGTGTAAATGAAATGGGTAAATGAATGTAAGTTGTCCTTTATATGATCGAATGTGTTATGTGATAACTTGGGATGTTTGCCAAAAGTGCCATGCCAATTCTATACTATGTGTTTACTTAAGTTGATTGAATGTGTC of Gossypium raimondii isolate GPD5lz chromosome 3, ASM2569854v1, whole genome shotgun sequence contains these proteins:
- the LOC105797291 gene encoding protein SOB FIVE-LIKE 5, translating into MNLSASQCGSGCESGWTFYLCQSSYSQTRCQNFGGNFDEVYGVKGARFGVEDEEEGLSMVSDASSGPRHYYCQDYVECLDENRSFCSHPVNPEPANKTSKNKKKMKEHCSNNQQHSYLDDTASSPVTSFSEKNINKDASMELLDFSQGFSGTHFKGKSSSFQKKLGFLKTGKAGSKNLQGRSKE